One window from the genome of Metabacillus flavus encodes:
- a CDS encoding acyltransferase, which translates to MNVINNSVKLDDSVVLGHFNVIEEGVLIGKNVSIGNHVTIYAGTVVGDGVRIADGAVIGKQPTPGKTSTVKLTSAMAPLELGDNVTIGSNAVLYAGAKIGHSTLVADLASVRENVEIGDECIVGRGVTVENHVKIGRRVKIQSNSYITAYTELEDFVFIAPCVTTTNDNFMGRTEERFDKIKGATVKKGARVGGASIILPGITVAEETFVAAGALVTKDTEAETVVKGIPAKFLRPVDKRELL; encoded by the coding sequence ATGAATGTAATCAACAACTCGGTGAAATTGGATGATTCCGTTGTACTTGGCCACTTTAATGTGATTGAGGAAGGCGTTCTGATTGGGAAAAATGTTTCCATTGGAAACCACGTGACCATTTACGCAGGAACGGTTGTTGGAGACGGCGTACGCATTGCTGATGGGGCAGTGATCGGCAAGCAGCCGACTCCGGGGAAAACAAGCACAGTCAAACTAACTAGCGCCATGGCACCGCTTGAACTAGGCGACAATGTCACGATTGGAAGCAATGCAGTTCTTTACGCGGGTGCGAAAATCGGCCATTCCACGCTGGTTGCGGACCTGGCAAGTGTTCGTGAAAATGTAGAAATCGGAGATGAATGCATCGTCGGCCGCGGCGTAACCGTTGAGAACCACGTCAAAATCGGCCGCCGTGTGAAAATTCAATCGAACTCATACATCACAGCTTATACAGAGCTAGAAGACTTTGTCTTCATCGCACCATGTGTCACCACAACGAACGACAACTTCATGGGACGCACAGAAGAGCGCTTTGACAAAATCAAAGGCGCAACCGTTAAAAAAGGAGCCCGCGTAGGCGGTGCCTCCATCATCCTGCCAGGCATCACAGTCGCAGAAGAAACCTTCGTCGCGGCCGGCGCTCTTGTCACAAAAGACACAGAAGCCGAAACCGTCGTCAAAGGAATCCCTGCAAAATTCCTCAGACCGGTAGATAAGAGGGAGCTGCTGTAA
- a CDS encoding nucleotide sugar dehydrogenase — MGAHIDELLSKIESKNATIGVVGLGYVGLPLAVEKAKAGYKVIGFDVQQSRVDMVNDGNNYIGDVVNEDLKEIIANGLLEATTDYSRIQDVDAVAICVPTPLDHHQQPDTSYVESSSNAIANFAHKGMLVVLESTTYPGTTEEIVVPAFENKGYVIGEDIFVAYSPERVDPGNKEFKTKNTPKVVGGITANCTKVASSLYRHVLEGEVFEVSSPAVAEMEKIFENTFRHINIALANEMAILCERMGIDVWEVIDAAKTKPYGFMAFYPGPGLGGHCIPIDPFYLTWKAREYNYHTRLIELAGEINNAMPEHVVERSMRLLNRDGKAMRGAKITVLGVAYKKDIDDVRESPVLHILNSLFEEGADVRVVDPFVTSFKLRGGVVETVPMTEGLLEESDLVLLTTDHSTFDYEMIGKHSRSLFDTRNAMKHVENKPANYTKL, encoded by the coding sequence ATGGGAGCTCATATTGATGAGTTGCTTTCGAAAATAGAATCAAAAAATGCAACGATTGGTGTCGTTGGATTAGGTTATGTAGGACTTCCGCTTGCGGTTGAAAAAGCGAAAGCCGGCTATAAAGTGATCGGCTTTGATGTACAGCAATCCCGCGTTGACATGGTTAACGACGGTAACAACTACATCGGTGACGTTGTAAACGAAGACCTTAAGGAAATCATTGCAAACGGCCTTCTTGAAGCGACAACAGACTACTCAAGAATTCAGGATGTAGATGCAGTGGCAATCTGTGTTCCAACACCGCTTGACCACCATCAGCAGCCGGATACTTCTTATGTAGAAAGCTCTTCTAACGCAATTGCAAATTTTGCACACAAAGGAATGCTTGTTGTTCTTGAATCAACAACCTACCCTGGAACAACAGAAGAAATCGTTGTCCCTGCTTTTGAAAACAAAGGCTATGTAATTGGAGAAGATATTTTCGTAGCTTACTCTCCAGAGCGTGTGGATCCGGGTAACAAAGAATTTAAAACGAAAAATACACCTAAAGTAGTTGGCGGAATTACAGCGAACTGTACGAAAGTGGCTTCTTCTCTTTACCGTCACGTTCTTGAAGGGGAAGTATTCGAAGTTTCCAGTCCGGCTGTTGCCGAAATGGAGAAAATCTTTGAAAACACGTTCCGCCACATCAATATCGCTCTTGCGAATGAAATGGCGATCCTTTGCGAGCGTATGGGCATTGATGTATGGGAAGTGATTGATGCAGCAAAAACGAAGCCTTACGGATTTATGGCATTCTATCCAGGACCGGGTCTTGGCGGACACTGTATTCCAATCGATCCATTCTACCTGACTTGGAAAGCACGTGAATACAACTACCACACTCGTCTAATCGAGCTTGCTGGCGAGATCAACAACGCAATGCCTGAGCACGTAGTAGAGCGCAGCATGCGCCTCTTGAACAGAGACGGAAAAGCAATGCGCGGTGCAAAAATAACCGTTCTTGGTGTAGCATACAAAAAAGATATCGACGATGTTCGTGAATCTCCAGTTCTTCACATCCTAAACTCTTTATTTGAAGAGGGTGCTGATGTAAGAGTCGTGGATCCATTCGTTACTTCTTTCAAGCTTCGCGGAGGAGTAGTAGAAACGGTTCCAATGACGGAAGGATTGCTTGAAGAGTCTGATCTGGTTCTTCTGACTACCGATCACAGCACGTTTGATTATGAAATGATCGGAAAACACAGCCGTTCCCTATTTGACACGCGTAATGCGATGAAACATGTAGAGAACAAGCCTGCTAACTATACAAAACTGTAA
- a CDS encoding Gfo/Idh/MocA family protein: protein MVNFAVVGMGFIAKKHIQAIEDAAGANLIAVCDTNPDRLAEYEGKVNTYTDLEQMLKEQDGLDVVNICTPSGLHEPLASLVAAYRKHIVVEKPMALKDDDSEKIMEAAAKNGVKLSVVHPNRFRPAIRKLREQMDAGKFGKFSHANATVRWNRGQEYYDQAPWRGTKKFDGGVLMNQAIHNLDLLLWFMGPVKSVQAMATTRFRKIETEDLAVSVVEFESGALGVIEAATTIYPKNLEESLAIFGETGSAKISGRNANFIETWDFEGETDEDRESAMKEIEADPFGKPGHQWIIEDMAAAVKEDRDPIVTGLDGHAPIQLINAILESAETGKKVFLSKPAVTK from the coding sequence ATGGTTAATTTTGCAGTAGTAGGAATGGGTTTTATTGCGAAAAAACATATCCAGGCGATTGAGGATGCAGCCGGAGCGAACCTGATTGCGGTTTGTGATACAAATCCGGATCGCCTTGCTGAATACGAAGGCAAAGTAAACACGTATACCGATCTTGAGCAAATGCTGAAGGAGCAGGACGGCTTGGATGTCGTAAACATTTGTACTCCATCCGGACTGCATGAGCCGCTTGCGTCACTTGTGGCTGCTTACAGAAAGCATATTGTCGTTGAAAAGCCAATGGCTCTAAAGGATGATGACAGCGAGAAAATCATGGAAGCAGCAGCGAAAAACGGTGTGAAGCTTTCCGTTGTCCATCCTAACCGTTTCCGTCCGGCAATCCGCAAGCTGCGCGAGCAAATGGATGCAGGCAAGTTCGGTAAATTCAGCCATGCTAACGCAACAGTAAGATGGAACCGCGGTCAGGAGTATTATGATCAGGCTCCATGGCGCGGAACAAAGAAATTTGACGGCGGCGTTCTGATGAACCAGGCGATTCATAATCTTGATTTGCTTCTATGGTTCATGGGACCTGTGAAAAGTGTACAGGCTATGGCTACTACACGTTTCCGCAAAATTGAAACAGAAGACTTGGCTGTCAGTGTGGTAGAGTTTGAATCTGGAGCTCTTGGAGTCATTGAAGCAGCTACAACGATTTACCCGAAGAACCTTGAAGAATCATTGGCGATATTTGGAGAGACAGGCAGCGCCAAAATCAGCGGGCGCAATGCGAACTTTATTGAGACGTGGGATTTTGAAGGGGAAACGGATGAAGACCGTGAATCCGCTATGAAGGAAATTGAAGCGGATCCGTTTGGCAAGCCGGGACATCAGTGGATCATTGAGGATATGGCGGCAGCGGTTAAGGAAGACCGTGACCCAATCGTCACTGGCCTTGACGGACATGCACCGATTCAGCTGATCAATGCGATTTTAGAGTCTGCCGAAACTGGCAAAAAAGTGTTTCTTTCAAAACCAGCAGTAACGAAATAA
- a CDS encoding DegT/DnrJ/EryC1/StrS family aminotransferase — protein MKVPMLDLSEQYSNLRDEMLKALDDVMTSTRFILGSNVKKLETDVAEFSNVPYAVGVANGSDAIHISLQACGVTAGDEVITTPFTFFATAGAIARCGATPVFVDIDPVTFNINPELIEEKITPKTKAIIPVHLYGQMAEMDRIMEIADKHGIFVVEDAAQAIGATYKGKHTGEYGHTATYSFFPTKNLGAYGDAGMIVTKHEDLAEKMSVIRVHGSKPKYYHHVLGYNSRLDEMQAAVLNVKFPHLNEWSEKRRARADIYTALLKNKLQDKVVTPIEVSDRHHVFHQYTIRVDRRDELQAYLKEQGVATMIYYPLPLNVQPVFAELGYKEGDFPESDKAAREAISLPMFPELTEEQQTYVVECIEKFYN, from the coding sequence ATGAAAGTGCCTATGTTAGATCTTTCCGAACAATATTCCAATTTGCGGGACGAAATGCTGAAAGCACTGGATGACGTGATGACATCTACACGTTTTATCCTGGGAAGCAATGTGAAAAAATTGGAGACTGACGTAGCTGAATTCAGTAACGTACCATATGCAGTAGGCGTAGCCAACGGCAGTGACGCTATACATATTTCTTTGCAGGCATGCGGCGTAACGGCTGGTGATGAAGTAATCACGACTCCGTTTACGTTTTTCGCAACAGCTGGGGCCATTGCCCGCTGCGGAGCAACGCCTGTATTCGTTGATATTGATCCGGTAACCTTCAATATTAACCCGGAGCTGATTGAAGAGAAAATCACTCCTAAAACAAAAGCGATTATCCCTGTTCACCTATACGGACAAATGGCTGAAATGGACCGCATTATGGAAATTGCGGACAAGCACGGCATTTTTGTTGTAGAAGATGCAGCTCAGGCAATCGGTGCCACTTATAAAGGAAAGCACACAGGGGAGTATGGCCATACGGCTACATACAGCTTCTTCCCGACGAAAAACCTTGGTGCTTACGGCGATGCGGGTATGATCGTAACGAAGCATGAGGACCTTGCTGAAAAAATGAGCGTCATCCGCGTTCACGGAAGCAAGCCGAAATATTACCACCACGTGCTGGGATATAACAGCCGCCTTGATGAAATGCAGGCTGCTGTATTGAACGTTAAATTCCCTCATTTGAATGAGTGGAGCGAAAAGCGCCGTGCACGTGCAGATATCTACACAGCACTTCTAAAGAACAAGCTTCAAGATAAAGTCGTTACACCAATCGAGGTAAGCGACCGCCATCACGTGTTCCACCAATACACAATCCGTGTTGACCGCCGTGATGAGCTTCAAGCGTACTTGAAAGAGCAAGGCGTGGCAACGATGATCTACTATCCGCTGCCATTGAATGTTCAGCCTGTATTCGCAGAGCTTGGCTACAAAGAAGGAGACTTCCCTGAGTCCGATAAGGCTGCCAGAGAAGCGATTTCCCTTCCAATGTTCCCAGAGCTTACCGAAGAACAGCAAACTTATGTAGTTGAGTGCATCGAAAAATTTTATAACTAA
- the secA2 gene encoding accessory Sec system translocase SecA2, translated as MSIIYEKYMELKSKNQIKKLHKIVEKINALEDTYKGLTDEQLRMKTSALKESLQNGKSMEDIRPHAFALVREAAKRTIKQRHYDVQLIGGLVLSEGNISQMQTGEGKTLVASLPSFLFALHGKGVHVITSNEYLAKRDFELIGQIHRFLGLEVGLNLSEMDTEEKKQAYLCDITYGTGNEFGFDYLRDHMVNQPSEKVQRGQAFAILDEIDSILIDEARTPLIIANKSGASIELFEITSMIVKSFKKGEEIEVDLPSRQVHLTEKGIERIEKTFGIDNLYSSDHQVLFHYINQSLQAEFILRRDVDYIVKEGKIELVDAFTGRVMDGRNLSHGLHQAIEAKEGLEINEENVTQATVTVQNYFRMYSILSGMTGSAIPAQKEFMDIYYLDVVEIPTNRPKRRKDEPDLIYQTLNQKYKRIADEVKVISESGRPVLIGTTSIHQSEMLSAYLKKAKVTHQLLNAKTEEQEAKLIAMAGQQGQVTISTNMAGRGTDILLGEGVAKLGGLHIIGTERHESERVDMQLRGRAGRQGDPGSSQFIVSLEDDLLNQYDDEELEKWLKKMKADENGLVISPDPRKFMDKVQETIENQHFSGRVHLLKLEDHLDQQRKAIYGIRNTLLDSEELASSLIEQFRTVYQETLDELCPPNKTPEEWDSSALYMKLQSIFPLSTDAASLAGREREDIEDMLEKDVNAYLLGLSKVDEEENIAQQARSFSLSLLDQAWIAHLDVMDELKEGIHLRSYGQEDPYRLFQLESHHSFEEMLKEYRHALFAKIQFILPNTQEMEGIQS; from the coding sequence ATGTCAATTATTTATGAAAAGTACATGGAGCTCAAATCAAAAAATCAAATAAAGAAGCTTCATAAAATAGTAGAGAAAATCAATGCCCTTGAAGATACATATAAAGGGCTGACCGATGAGCAGCTGCGAATGAAAACCTCCGCCCTCAAAGAATCCCTCCAGAACGGTAAATCGATGGAAGATATCCGTCCCCATGCATTTGCTTTGGTCAGAGAAGCGGCTAAACGTACGATAAAACAGCGCCACTATGATGTTCAGCTAATCGGCGGACTCGTGCTATCAGAAGGAAACATCTCACAAATGCAGACAGGTGAAGGGAAAACCCTGGTTGCCTCTCTCCCAAGCTTTCTTTTCGCTCTTCACGGAAAAGGTGTTCACGTCATTACCTCAAACGAATACCTTGCGAAGCGCGACTTTGAACTGATTGGACAAATCCACCGATTTCTCGGTCTTGAAGTTGGCTTAAATCTGTCTGAAATGGATACAGAAGAAAAGAAGCAGGCTTACCTGTGTGACATTACGTACGGAACAGGCAATGAATTTGGATTCGATTACCTTCGTGATCACATGGTCAACCAGCCTTCCGAAAAAGTTCAAAGAGGACAAGCCTTTGCCATTCTCGATGAGATTGACAGCATTTTGATTGATGAAGCACGGACACCGCTGATCATCGCTAATAAATCAGGTGCTTCTATCGAGCTTTTTGAAATTACTTCCATGATCGTTAAGTCCTTTAAAAAAGGCGAAGAAATTGAAGTTGACCTCCCTTCCCGCCAGGTTCATTTAACGGAGAAAGGGATTGAACGCATTGAAAAGACGTTTGGAATCGATAACCTTTATTCATCCGATCATCAGGTTCTCTTCCATTATATAAATCAGTCCCTGCAGGCTGAATTTATCCTTCGCCGCGATGTGGATTACATTGTTAAGGAAGGAAAAATCGAGCTTGTTGATGCCTTCACCGGACGTGTAATGGACGGCCGAAACTTGAGCCACGGACTTCATCAGGCAATTGAAGCAAAAGAAGGTCTTGAAATTAATGAAGAGAACGTAACCCAGGCAACGGTTACCGTTCAGAACTATTTCAGAATGTATTCCATTCTTTCTGGAATGACTGGAAGTGCAATTCCTGCCCAAAAAGAGTTTATGGATATCTACTATCTGGACGTTGTTGAAATTCCGACCAACCGTCCAAAACGCCGTAAGGACGAGCCGGATCTTATCTATCAGACACTAAACCAAAAATACAAAAGGATCGCTGATGAAGTTAAGGTTATAAGCGAATCAGGACGGCCTGTGCTTATTGGAACAACTTCCATTCACCAATCCGAAATGCTTTCCGCCTACTTAAAGAAGGCAAAGGTCACTCACCAGCTGCTTAATGCCAAAACAGAAGAACAGGAAGCTAAACTGATTGCTATGGCAGGACAGCAAGGACAGGTCACGATTTCAACGAACATGGCCGGCCGCGGAACAGATATCCTGCTCGGTGAGGGAGTTGCCAAGCTCGGCGGACTTCACATTATCGGAACAGAACGACATGAAAGCGAGCGTGTAGATATGCAGCTCCGCGGACGTGCCGGCCGTCAGGGAGACCCGGGTTCCTCTCAGTTTATTGTGTCACTCGAGGATGACCTTTTGAATCAGTACGATGATGAAGAACTGGAAAAGTGGCTTAAGAAGATGAAGGCTGATGAAAACGGTCTTGTCATAAGCCCTGATCCGCGCAAGTTTATGGATAAAGTACAGGAAACCATTGAAAATCAGCATTTCTCAGGACGCGTTCATTTGCTGAAGCTTGAAGACCACCTGGATCAGCAGCGAAAGGCAATTTACGGGATTCGAAACACCTTGCTTGATAGCGAGGAGCTTGCCTCTTCCTTAATCGAGCAGTTCAGAACCGTTTACCAGGAGACGCTGGATGAGCTGTGCCCTCCTAATAAGACGCCTGAAGAATGGGATAGCTCTGCTCTTTACATGAAGCTTCAATCCATCTTCCCTCTTTCCACTGATGCAGCCTCGCTGGCAGGAAGAGAACGTGAAGACATAGAGGACATGCTTGAAAAAGATGTAAATGCGTATCTATTAGGACTAAGCAAAGTCGATGAAGAGGAAAACATTGCCCAGCAAGCAAGAAGCTTCTCTCTCTCCCTGCTCGATCAGGCATGGATTGCCCATCTTGATGTAATGGATGAGCTGAAGGAAGGCATACACCTCCGCTCATATGGACAAGAGGATCCGTATCGCCTGTTCCAGCTTGAGTCGCATCATTCCTTTGAGGAAATGCTGAAGGAATACCGCCATGCTTTATTTGCAAAAATCCAATTCATCCTGCCTAACACTCAGGAAATGGAGGGAATTCAATCATGA
- a CDS encoding accessory Sec system S-layer assembly protein, which translates to MTTSTADQTVLSFHPSWEVSKQEYYVYQYHLLQLDPLEESQLSISGLKLEAYDDFFSITSFIRSTVSKPIQFEMLQLLLLDENQKVVARETFDMEHFGELPPNTARPWRFLFGTDTLLEGKEIPSGSWTIAFELKKKKEHVLDLDPSWREGLTPEQTKRLEQMVLDLPPMGANELNMMGLEAALSPAGDLKISLLIRNGSLNNVKLEQIPLAVEDAAGDIVANGLFKTEGLEVKGNTSKPWSFVFPKDIIRKEHPDFTTWRVYPPQG; encoded by the coding sequence ATGACAACCAGCACAGCGGACCAAACCGTCCTTTCCTTTCACCCTTCCTGGGAGGTAAGCAAGCAGGAATATTACGTTTATCAATATCACCTTCTTCAGCTTGATCCGCTTGAAGAGAGCCAGCTCTCTATCTCAGGTCTGAAGCTTGAAGCATACGACGATTTCTTTTCCATCACTTCATTTATTAGAAGTACAGTCAGCAAACCGATCCAATTCGAAATGCTGCAGCTTCTTTTATTGGATGAAAATCAAAAAGTTGTTGCCCGCGAGACATTCGATATGGAGCATTTCGGTGAACTTCCTCCCAACACAGCGCGTCCATGGAGATTCCTTTTTGGTACGGACACCCTGCTGGAAGGTAAAGAAATCCCGTCCGGCAGCTGGACAATTGCGTTCGAGCTGAAAAAGAAAAAAGAACACGTCCTTGACCTCGATCCATCCTGGAGAGAAGGACTCACGCCCGAGCAGACTAAGCGCCTTGAACAAATGGTGCTGGACCTGCCGCCTATGGGAGCGAACGAACTGAACATGATGGGACTCGAGGCCGCCCTCAGTCCGGCAGGCGACTTAAAAATATCCCTGCTGATCCGGAACGGCAGCCTGAATAACGTAAAACTAGAGCAAATCCCTCTAGCCGTTGAAGATGCTGCAGGCGACATCGTAGCAAACGGTCTGTTTAAAACGGAAGGCCTTGAAGTCAAAGGCAACACAAGCAAACCTTGGAGCTTCGTCTTCCCGAAAGATATCATTAGAAAAGAACATCCCGATTTCACTACCTGGCGCGTTTACCCGCCTCAGGGGTGA
- the pstA gene encoding phosphate ABC transporter permease PstA, producing MKERIQIPKKKSRYMMDRLLTGILWGVAAVIVITIAALLYTILAKGLPILRPDFLVNLPDEILAGGGVGPFLFNSIYVLIIAMAISLPIGIGAGIYLAEYAPANRVTEFIRTCVESLASVPSIVFGLFGYVLFVDIFDIGLTILGAGIALSLLNLPVITRVTEESITSVPAELREASLAMGATKSTTIVKVVIPAALSGILTGVSLAACRAFGESAVILLAGGTGTSGAMWDFNPLSQGGTLPVHLWYVQSEALVEDAAQIADKSAAVLVLIVLLISLMMRIPIWVRDYSMRQRRKAS from the coding sequence ATGAAGGAAAGAATTCAAATTCCGAAGAAAAAGTCCAGATACATGATGGACCGCTTGCTGACCGGCATTCTTTGGGGAGTCGCAGCTGTCATTGTCATAACCATCGCGGCACTGCTTTATACCATTTTAGCAAAGGGTCTTCCAATCCTAAGACCGGATTTCCTAGTGAACCTTCCTGATGAGATTCTCGCTGGGGGAGGAGTCGGACCCTTCCTATTCAACTCCATTTACGTGCTGATCATAGCGATGGCGATATCCTTGCCAATTGGAATAGGAGCCGGAATTTATCTTGCCGAATACGCACCTGCCAATCGAGTAACCGAGTTTATTCGAACGTGTGTTGAAAGCTTAGCCTCCGTTCCATCCATTGTCTTTGGCCTTTTTGGATACGTACTGTTCGTCGATATTTTTGACATCGGTTTAACCATTTTAGGAGCGGGAATCGCGCTGTCTCTATTAAATCTGCCGGTTATCACACGGGTAACAGAAGAATCGATTACATCCGTCCCGGCCGAGCTGCGTGAAGCGTCACTCGCTATGGGTGCAACGAAATCTACTACGATTGTAAAGGTAGTCATACCTGCTGCTCTTTCAGGTATCTTAACAGGAGTCAGTTTAGCAGCCTGCCGTGCTTTCGGAGAATCCGCCGTTATCCTGCTTGCTGGAGGAACCGGTACATCAGGTGCTATGTGGGACTTCAATCCGCTTTCCCAAGGGGGAACGCTTCCTGTCCACCTATGGTACGTTCAGTCCGAAGCACTTGTAGAAGATGCTGCTCAGATTGCTGACAAGTCCGCCGCTGTCCTCGTTCTCATCGTCCTTCTCATCAGCCTTATGATGAGGATTCCGATTTGGGTACGTGATTACAGTATGAGACAGAGACGGAAGGCGTCTTAA
- the pstC gene encoding phosphate ABC transporter permease subunit PstC: MAKIEQDIMTPPAEISEKAVIKKSSYAKNRAFYVYSLGSALLLGVVLFSIILFIGKTGLQVFNDVSPTEFFFSFTWDPYAEKYGAAVFILGTLSLTALTLVFAGPISLALAIFTVEVAPDWLKRILRPLLDLLVGIPSIVYGYLGLTILVPFIRSATGALVGDGLLAAAIVLTLMVLPTITRISDDAIAAVPTELREASYAMGSTRLQTIFRVILPAASPGILTAVILGMARAIGETMAVVMVIGNTAQLPTDLYTPTAVLTTTIVNQIIDVEFGSAWNNALYMMAFLLLIISTIMILIIRRIRTKGA, translated from the coding sequence ATGGCGAAGATCGAACAGGATATCATGACGCCGCCTGCGGAAATTAGCGAAAAGGCCGTTATTAAAAAATCAAGTTATGCTAAAAACAGAGCGTTCTACGTTTACTCATTGGGCAGCGCGCTGTTACTCGGTGTTGTTTTATTCTCAATCATCTTATTCATCGGAAAAACAGGTCTGCAAGTATTTAATGACGTGTCTCCGACGGAATTTTTCTTTTCTTTCACATGGGATCCATACGCTGAAAAATACGGAGCCGCCGTTTTCATTCTCGGCACACTGTCTTTAACGGCATTAACCCTTGTATTTGCAGGACCTATCTCTCTGGCATTAGCAATCTTTACAGTAGAAGTGGCCCCGGACTGGCTTAAAAGAATACTCCGCCCTCTGCTCGATTTGCTTGTCGGAATTCCGTCAATCGTTTATGGATATCTTGGATTGACGATCCTTGTACCCTTCATCCGGAGTGCAACAGGTGCGTTAGTCGGAGATGGTCTTCTTGCAGCTGCCATTGTTCTTACCTTAATGGTACTTCCGACAATTACTAGAATCAGTGATGATGCGATTGCCGCGGTTCCGACCGAACTAAGAGAAGCGAGTTATGCGATGGGGAGCACGCGGTTGCAAACTATATTCCGCGTGATCCTGCCTGCAGCAAGCCCTGGTATTCTGACGGCCGTTATTCTTGGAATGGCAAGAGCGATTGGAGAAACGATGGCGGTTGTAATGGTCATCGGAAATACGGCACAGCTTCCGACGGATTTGTACACGCCGACAGCCGTATTAACGACTACGATCGTCAACCAGATTATTGATGTGGAATTTGGTTCTGCCTGGAACAATGCCCTTTATATGATGGCCTTCCTGTTGCTGATCATTTCAACTATCATGATTCTGATTATCCGCAGAATCAGAACGAAGGGGGCTTAA
- a CDS encoding phosphate ABC transporter substrate-binding protein, giving the protein MNLLKRVSTLTLAAVVSVGFTFGATSANAASASGKVVVAGSTALLPLTSQGAKEFKKSNPKVSVSVSGSSSIAGPQSVSKGSATIGACDWDATKAVPGFSAFKGLTAYKVAVIPFATIVHTSNKVKNLSTSQLQGIFSGKYTNWKQVGGKDAAIVVVNRKTGSGTRVNYQAKALKGKSFMTKGNYKEVGKSGEMTTAVGSNPNAIGYVDLAYVKGNIKALSYNGVAATTTNVKSKKYPVYGVGYFLTKGPAKGANAAFISYIQSSKFQNGSLKKLKFLPYRGF; this is encoded by the coding sequence ATGAATTTATTAAAACGTGTATCCACCCTTACTTTAGCGGCAGTCGTATCTGTAGGTTTTACTTTTGGAGCAACATCAGCAAATGCCGCATCTGCAAGCGGAAAGGTAGTTGTAGCTGGTTCGACAGCTCTTCTTCCACTTACTTCTCAAGGTGCAAAAGAATTCAAGAAATCAAATCCAAAAGTATCTGTATCTGTATCCGGTTCTTCTTCTATTGCAGGCCCTCAGTCTGTATCTAAAGGAAGTGCAACAATCGGTGCTTGTGACTGGGATGCAACGAAAGCTGTTCCTGGATTCAGCGCATTCAAAGGCTTGACTGCTTACAAAGTAGCAGTAATCCCATTTGCTACAATTGTTCACACATCTAATAAGGTTAAAAACCTTTCTACTTCTCAGCTTCAAGGGATTTTCTCTGGAAAATATACAAACTGGAAGCAAGTTGGCGGTAAAGATGCAGCAATCGTTGTTGTAAACCGCAAAACAGGTTCTGGTACTCGTGTAAACTATCAGGCAAAAGCTCTTAAAGGCAAAAGCTTCATGACAAAAGGAAACTACAAAGAGGTTGGTAAAAGCGGAGAAATGACAACTGCTGTTGGATCCAATCCTAATGCAATCGGTTATGTTGACCTTGCTTACGTAAAAGGAAACATTAAAGCACTTTCCTACAATGGCGTTGCTGCAACAACAACTAATGTAAAAAGCAAAAAGTACCCTGTTTACGGTGTAGGTTACTTCTTGACTAAAGGACCTGCAAAAGGTGCTAACGCTGCGTTCATTTCTTATATCCAAAGCTCTAAATTCCAAAACGGTTCTTTGAAAAAGCTTAAATTCCTTCCTTACAGAGGATTCTAA